A single Candidatus Beckwithbacteria bacterium DNA region contains:
- a CDS encoding glycosyltransferase family 2 protein, which yields MKKIGIILLNYNGLADTLDCLQSLAKIKQTGFSTSIFVVDYSKDVKESEQIKKQFYQIKLIRKESNLGFAKGNNVGIAEALKWGADYVLLLNSDTIVSSDFLQKLFIYLKKNHQVGAVSPKIYFAKGFEFHKEKYAKSDLGKVIWYAGGQIDWANMLAFHRGVDEVDHGQFDKILETDFISGCCSLIRKEVLEQVGDLNEKLFLYFEDTDWSQRVKKAGWKLKYYPKAHIWHKNAGGSGVGSSLQDYFITRNRLWFGFVYAPWRTKFALCKQSLLQLVKSNYWTKQGVKDFYLGNMKQGSWKGK from the coding sequence ATGAAAAAAATCGGGATTATCTTACTTAACTATAACGGCTTGGCTGACACCTTAGACTGTTTACAATCTTTAGCAAAGATTAAACAAACTGGTTTTTCAACTAGTATTTTTGTAGTGGATTATAGTAAAGACGTTAAGGAGTCAGAACAAATTAAAAAACAATTTTATCAAATCAAACTAATTAGAAAAGAAAGTAATTTAGGGTTTGCTAAAGGTAATAATGTTGGTATTGCCGAAGCTTTGAAATGGGGAGCAGATTATGTTTTGCTGCTTAATAGCGATACGATAGTAAGCTCTGATTTTTTACAAAAACTGTTTATATATCTTAAAAAAAACCATCAAGTTGGAGCAGTTTCGCCCAAAATTTATTTTGCCAAAGGTTTTGAATTTCACAAAGAAAAATATGCAAAATCAGATTTAGGAAAAGTAATATGGTATGCTGGCGGCCAAATTGATTGGGCCAATATGCTGGCTTTTCACCGGGGAGTTGATGAAGTTGATCATGGTCAATTTGACAAAATCTTAGAAACCGATTTTATTTCTGGTTGTTGCAGTTTAATTCGAAAAGAAGTATTAGAACAAGTTGGAGATTTAAATGAAAAATTGTTTTTATACTTTGAAGATACTGATTGGTCACAGCGAGTTAAGAAAGCTGGTTGGAAGCTAAAATATTATCCCAAAGCTCATATCTGGCATAAAAACGCAGGTGGTTCAGGGGTTGGTTCTAGCTTGCAGGATTACTTTATAACCCGCAATAGATTATGGTTTGGGTTTGTCTACGCGCCTTGGCGAACTAAATTCGCTTTATGCAAACAATCATTGTTACAATTAGTCAAAAGTAATTATTGGACCAAGCAGGGAGTGAAAGATTTTTATTTAGGAAATATGAAACAAGGTAGCTGGAAAGGAAAATAA
- a CDS encoding oligosaccharide flippase family protein, whose amino-acid sequence MAKNIATRATRSVIALTSRTFFLNVVNFLGAFALTIFLSPKDFGIFIITSTIVDILTYFSDIGLAGALIQKKKKLKKSEISATFTIQMGLVLFLIVVAFIFRYQIKDFYELDQIGLVLLYALLLSFFLSSLKTIPSVLSERKLRFNNIVIPQVIEALAFNSIIVVLAWQGFGVKSYIWAVLARALSGTIAIYILVPWKPSLSFNFKAVKGLLNFGIPFQANSLIAVFKDRVSLLILAKIIGVGGMGILGWAEKWANLPLRYFLDSMVKVSFPLFSRLQHDLEKAKQALEQSVHFITVMVFPSLAGAYLLMPQIIDIIPKYSKWEPGLSTFNLFLISAAIASVSTFLTNFLTAIGKVKTTMGLMFMWATLTLTLYPLFAYKFGYHGVAIASITVALTSIVPYLMVRKIVKVDLFRPIAIPLLASLVMLAVLSPILPNFKPGLVKLIGTIISGGVIYGAILYILDGKRLSLQIRKFIAYAKQ is encoded by the coding sequence ATGGCAAAAAACATCGCTACCCGCGCCACTAGATCTGTTATTGCTTTGACTTCCAGAACCTTTTTTCTTAATGTTGTCAATTTTTTAGGCGCCTTTGCCCTGACTATTTTTCTATCTCCTAAAGATTTTGGTATTTTTATTATCACTTCAACTATTGTTGATATTTTGACTTATTTTTCCGATATTGGCTTGGCCGGAGCTTTAATCCAGAAAAAGAAAAAGCTTAAAAAATCTGAGATTAGTGCTACTTTCACGATTCAAATGGGTTTAGTGTTGTTTTTAATTGTTGTAGCTTTTATCTTTCGCTATCAAATCAAAGATTTTTACGAATTGGATCAAATTGGGCTGGTGCTTTTATATGCCCTACTGCTGTCTTTTTTCTTATCTTCTCTAAAAACGATTCCTTCGGTACTTTCCGAGCGAAAATTACGGTTTAATAATATTGTCATTCCTCAAGTTATTGAAGCCTTAGCTTTTAACAGTATTATTGTCGTTTTAGCTTGGCAGGGTTTTGGGGTTAAAAGCTATATTTGGGCTGTGTTAGCTAGAGCCCTTTCCGGAACCATTGCCATTTATATTTTAGTGCCCTGGAAACCCAGCCTAAGTTTTAATTTTAAAGCTGTAAAGGGTTTGCTTAATTTCGGTATTCCTTTTCAGGCTAATAGTTTGATTGCAGTTTTTAAAGACCGGGTTTCTTTATTAATTCTGGCTAAGATTATTGGCGTTGGTGGGATGGGTATCTTAGGTTGGGCTGAAAAATGGGCCAATTTGCCTTTGCGCTACTTTTTGGATTCTATGGTCAAAGTTTCCTTCCCACTCTTTTCCAGATTGCAGCATGATTTAGAAAAAGCCAAACAAGCTTTGGAACAATCGGTTCACTTTATTACTGTCATGGTTTTTCCTTCTTTAGCCGGTGCTTACCTGCTGATGCCCCAAATTATTGATATTATTCCCAAGTATTCTAAATGGGAACCGGGTTTATCTACTTTTAATTTATTTTTGATCTCAGCTGCCATTGCTTCAGTCTCAACCTTTTTGACCAATTTCTTGACCGCTATTGGCAAAGTCAAAACTACCATGGGCTTGATGTTTATGTGGGCTACCTTGACTCTAACGCTCTATCCTCTTTTTGCTTATAAATTCGGTTACCACGGAGTTGCTATCGCTTCAATTACTGTTGCTCTTACTTCTATCGTTCCCTACCTTATGGTCCGAAAAATAGTCAAGGTTGATTTATTCCGACCCATTGCTATTCCGCTACTGGCTTCGCTAGTTATGCTGGCAGTTTTAAGCCCAATTTTACCCAATTTTAAACCTGGTCTTGTCAAACTTATTGGTACCATTATTTCCGGCGGCGTGATCTATGGCGCAATTTTATATATACTAGATGGCAAAAGATTAAGTCTACAAATTCGTAAATTTATAGCCTATGCCAAACAATAA
- a CDS encoding glycosyltransferase family 2 protein, with the protein MPNNKLSICLLARNEAANIARALESVKNLADEIVVVVDQTTTDNTAQIAKKYTKKVFVKTHQEQFHVNKQIAINLAKNEWVLWLDADEKVSPALAKEIKRVLENPAYDGYEIPRKNLLFGKWMKYSNWYPDYQLRLFKKSQITFPCEHIHEHPEIDGQKAKLNHHLYHYNYQTISQFIDKLNRYTSADATYFAKQIHPPFTSQLIKRPFDEFLRRFFAFHGYKDGIHGLALALLQAFYELVVVLKVWELKKFDTTYEKKTLATVQTQTTTIAKDFYWWIKEVAINKAANPLQKLNLKVKRKIGL; encoded by the coding sequence ATGCCAAACAATAAACTTTCAATCTGTTTACTCGCCCGCAATGAAGCAGCCAATATTGCCCGAGCTTTAGAATCTGTTAAAAACCTAGCCGATGAAATTGTAGTAGTAGTTGATCAAACTACTACCGACAATACCGCTCAAATTGCTAAAAAATATACTAAAAAAGTCTTCGTCAAAACTCATCAGGAGCAATTTCATGTCAACAAACAAATCGCTATCAATCTGGCTAAAAATGAGTGGGTTTTATGGCTAGATGCTGATGAAAAAGTCAGTCCGGCCTTGGCAAAAGAAATTAAAAGAGTCTTAGAAAATCCTGCTTATGATGGCTATGAAATTCCTCGGAAAAATCTGCTCTTTGGTAAATGGATGAAGTACTCTAATTGGTATCCGGACTATCAGCTCCGGCTTTTCAAAAAAAGCCAAATCACTTTTCCTTGCGAGCATATTCACGAACATCCGGAAATAGATGGTCAAAAAGCCAAGCTTAATCATCATCTCTATCACTACAACTACCAAACCATTAGCCAGTTTATTGATAAACTTAACCGCTATACTAGCGCTGATGCTACATATTTTGCCAAACAAATTCATCCACCCTTTACTTCCCAACTGATCAAACGTCCTTTTGATGAGTTTCTGCGCCGCTTCTTTGCTTTCCATGGTTATAAAGATGGCATTCATGGTTTAGCCTTAGCTCTGCTCCAAGCTTTTTACGAACTGGTTGTTGTTTTAAAAGTCTGGGAACTGAAGAAATTTGATACGACCTATGAAAAGAAAACCTTAGCTACCGTTCAAACCCAAACTACCACTATAGCTAAAGATTTTTACTGGTGGATCAAAGAAGTTGCTATAAATAAAGCCGCTAACCCCTTGCAAAAATTAAACTTGAAAGTGAAGAGAAAAATCGGTTTATAA
- a CDS encoding methyltransferase domain-containing protein, translating to MLIIIFFYTIIQLSKNMHGREFQVLLSPEELMGYAAAQIARINHLKANEVQTIEVAALASILTGNTDFLGSTQAKDLLLSCSYYPDLINFLFRKYLGLDKLERGREMQEKGTCLILGAELLLNTPVLSTTYGLFFPSYSELLQRYREENPVLPEGYSSLLVGAMSTNTIFEFQALNKAFFPNGHTYVIDLEGVTLGATDNFVLGDGYHLPYGVDSFSTIQTNYLLHSLREPKNPEQHIKLFAEFYRVLKPGGCVLSVEGRLNKISDGTTVEQIRQELQSELREAGFQNLNIGYGYAFASRSGVIKSLCGSPIYDQPVEPEASALQIYAKK from the coding sequence ATGTTGATTATTATATTTTTTTATACTATAATTCAACTCTCTAAAAATATGCACGGCAGAGAATTTCAAGTACTACTATCGCCAGAAGAATTGATGGGTTATGCTGCTGCTCAAATTGCTAGGATAAATCATCTTAAAGCTAATGAAGTTCAGACTATCGAAGTTGCTGCTTTAGCCTCCATACTAACTGGTAATACTGATTTTCTTGGTTCAACACAAGCAAAGGATTTGCTTCTTTCATGTTCTTATTATCCTGATCTAATAAATTTTTTATTTCGAAAATACCTTGGATTAGATAAGCTTGAAAGAGGAAGAGAGATGCAAGAGAAAGGAACTTGTTTGATATTGGGTGCCGAATTGCTTTTAAATACTCCAGTTTTAAGTACAACATATGGGTTGTTTTTTCCTTCTTATTCAGAATTATTACAAAGATATCGAGAAGAGAACCCTGTTTTACCTGAGGGTTATTCATCGCTCTTAGTTGGAGCCATGAGCACCAATACAATATTTGAGTTCCAAGCGTTAAATAAGGCTTTCTTTCCTAATGGACATACGTATGTAATTGACTTAGAAGGGGTAACACTTGGAGCAACTGATAATTTTGTTTTAGGGGACGGTTACCATTTACCATACGGAGTTGATTCTTTTAGTACAATTCAAACCAACTATTTACTACATTCGTTAAGAGAACCAAAAAATCCTGAGCAACACATAAAACTTTTTGCTGAATTTTATCGTGTTCTTAAACCAGGCGGTTGCGTTTTATCGGTAGAAGGACGTCTTAATAAGATTTCCGATGGTACAACTGTTGAGCAAATTAGACAAGAGCTACAATCTGAATTAAGGGAAGCAGGCTTTCAAAATCTTAATATAGGTTATGGTTATGCTTTTGCTTCAAGATCGGGGGTTATTAAGTCACTTTGTGGCTCACCAATATATGATCAACCAGTTGAACCAGAAGCCTCTGCTTTGCAAATTTATGCAAAAAAATAA